Genomic DNA from Shewanella woodyi ATCC 51908:
TTGCCGCATCAATCAAGGCTTGTGCTACTTTGTCAGCTAAACCGCCAGGGTGCCAGATATAAAATTCGAGATTAATTGAGCTTTGAGCTCCCTCGATATCAGCGATTAACGAATGTAAGATCTGTTGTGGACTGGATTGAAGTTCCAGTTGATTATTGCCTAAAGAGGGGATCCCTAACCTTTGTTCACACAACGAACTAATGGAGTGGCCATACTCGGTTAACTCTTTAGGTCGGTATTGGCGAAATTGGTAGAGATCAGCGAACCATTTCCTGTAGGGGGCATACATCAATTTAGCTCTATTTTCTCGAGCTTTTCCCCAGTTCTGTTCCCCAATAAGTAGGTAACCTAATACGCCAAAGAAAGGCACGAAATAGATAACCATCATCCACGCCAACGATACGCCAATGCTGCGGCGTTTGATAATAACTCTAATCACCACACCAGCGGCAATTAACCAGTATGCAAATAAACCCACTAAGGTTAAAATTTGATAAAAATCTTCCATATTCTCTGCTTGAGGTTAGTATTTAAACCACGATGAAATTAAGCGTCTAGTGTGCATTGTTTTTCGATATTAATACAGGTAGATATTGTCACTAGACTTGAACTAATTCAGCATGGCTAATGCTTTGTTATATTGCTAGCGCAATAAGCTCAGTCTAAAGTTATATAAATGGGTAACTATATTGAAATTAAGTGTTAAAACGATACTTGCCTTAGTCATGGGTTTGTCATTTAGCGCCGTGACTTATGTTTATGTTGTTAATGAGGCGAATGGAGAGAGTCAGATCATGAACAGTGCAAGTTTACCCTTGTTTCTATCCCAATGTGTTGAGAAGTCTGTGAGTACTCCATTAGATCTGGAGGGAAGGCTCAACGTGGCGGTTTGGAATCTCTATAAACAGCAAAAATCTGGCTGGGACTCTGTGTTAACTGAACTTGTATCTAGTAACGAGCTCGTGTTGTTGCAAGAGGCTAAGTTATCAAAGAACTTAGCTCAATTTATAATAAACAATAGCCAGCAGGTATTGATGGCCAAAGCCTTTAAGGTTTTCAAAACACCAATCGGCGTGATGAACTTGGCCAATGTGCAAGCAGAGTCTGCTTGTGCTTATCATGCAACTGAGCCTTGGATCCGCTTTGCCAAATCTGCGTTGGTTTCACAATACCTATTATCCAATGGCGAAAACTTGATGGTAGTGAATCTGCATGGGATCAATTTTGATTGGCGCTTAAAAGCTTATCGTTCTCAATTTGCACTGTTAGCTGAGCAAATAAGTGTACACACGGGTCCAGTAATCATGGCTGGTGACTTTAATACATGGCGACAAGGCCGCTTAGATGTGGTTGGCGAGTTTGCGACAAAATTAGGATTACAAGAAGCAAGCTATGAGACAGATAACCGTAACCGCGTATTTGGTAAGGCACTGGATCACCTTTATTATCGAGGTCTTAAGTTACAAAAGGCTCACTCCAATACGACTGAGGCCTCAGATCATAATCCGATACAAGCAAGCTTTACCTTGATTGAAAAGCGTGTTTAACCCTGTATCAACTCTCTTAATATCATTATCCATTGTCGCCATTTAAGGTAGGTTTATTCATGCAGCAGTTATTGCAATCCCATTTCGGTTTCAGTGAGTTTAGACCCGGTCAAGAACAGGTCGTTCGTGCCATACTCGATGGCCATAGCGCTGCCGCTATATTTCCAACGGGTTCGGGTAAATCACTCTGCTATCAACTGCCCGCCCTGTGTTTACCTCATTTGACCATCGTTGTGTCGCCACTGCTTGCCTTGATACAAGATCAGATAAGCTTTCTCAATAGCAAAGGTATCGCTGCAGCGAGTATCGATTCGACCCAAAGTCGAGAGGAAACCAATGAGGTGATGGCAGGTGTTAGAGCTGGTGTGATAAAGATCTTAATGATCTCTGTTGAGCGGCTCAATAACGAACGCTTTAGACAGTTTATTGCCGGAGTACCCATTTCGCTATTAGTGGTCGATGAAGCCCACTGTATCTCTGAGTGGGGACATAACTTTCGTCCAGATTACCTAAAGTTGCCCAGTTATCAGCAAGCATTGAACATCCCGCAAACCTTACTGTTAACAGCCACGGCAACCTCCAAAGTCATAGAGGATATGGGAAGTAAGTTTGGCATTAAACCTGAGCATATCACCTTAACGGGTTTCTACCGACCTAACTTACACTTAGGAGTTAAAGGACTGAGCAGTACAGATAAACTTGATTATCTCTCCACTTGGTTACAAACACGGCAGTTAAGCTCTGGGATCATCTATGTCACGCTGCAGCAGACTGCCGAGAAGGTTGCTGAGCAACTAAAAGCAAGAGGTATATCGGCAAAAGCCTATCATGCAGGCATGACATCTGAGGTGCGTCATGCTATTCAGCATCAGTTTATGTCAGGAGAGCAGGGCATTATTGTCGCTACAATCGCCTTTGGTATGGGGATAGATAAAAGCGATATTCGTTTTGTGGTGCATTATGATCTGCCAAAATCTATTGAAAACTACGCACAGGAGATTGGTAGGGCTGGGCGTGACGGTGGAGACTCTGAGTGTTTGGTGCTGGCCAACGGGGATAATCTCAGTACATTAGAGAACTTTGTCTATGGAGACACCCCAGAACCGTCAGGGATTGGGATAGTCCTTAATGAGATAAAAAAAGCTGCTTTTGAGCATAGGAGCTCGCAATTACCTCAATGGGAGCTGGTGTTAAATAGTCTCTCTAATCAATCCAATATTCGCCCGTTATCCCTTAAAACCTTGCTGGTGTATCTGGAGCTTCTTAATGTCATCAAGCCTACCTATAGCTACTTTGCCGAGTATAAATTTAAGTTTCTTCTTCCTGAAGCAGAAGTGATTGAGTATTTTACCGCTGAGAGACGAGACTTTATTCGCGCTATTTTTACCACTGCGGACAGGGCAAAAATTTGGTCGAGTGTGAACTTTGATTCACTGAATCAAACTTATGCCAGCGACAGACAAAGAGTTTTAAAAGCGATCAATTACCTTGATGAAAAAGGGATGATTGAGTTGCAATCAAAGCAGATGACTCAGGTTTATCAGATTGTTAATAGTGAGTTTGAACTCAAGGAGCTAACTGCGAAATTATCTAAGCGCTTTTTAAACAAAGAAGCCAGTGAAGTGGCGAGGATCAATCATCTGGTTGAGCTGTTTACTTCGCCAAACTGCTTGAGTCGCCAACTTGCTCATTATTTTTCAGATGATCAAATGACACAAGATTGTGGTGTCTGCACCGCTTGTCGTGGCGAGCGGGCAATACTTCCTCCACCTCCTTACTTAACACCGCTTGAAGAGCATGACTTTAACCAAGTTTGCGCTGATGTTGTCGCTAAGCTTGGTACTGCATGTACACCTGTTTTGGTGGCACGCTTCCTTTGTGGGCTCACTACCCCCTTGTTTACCAAGTTAAAGCTTAGATCTGCTAAAGGCTATGCTCAGTTTGAGCGATACCGATTTTCTGATGTAAAGCTATGGGTAACCCAAGGGCTAAAATAGATGTAACGCTATGTTTCTGACTCGCTGCAGATGCTGAAAAATTTTATAAGACGTGGTTAACTAGGCCGCGAAAAAGAATCAAAACTAATAAAAAATAAAAACAATGAACTGGAATTAGATATGAAAAAAGCAACATTATCACTGGTGGTTGGATTAGCGCTTACGGGGTTGACTGGGTGCCAGACTCAGGAAAGTACTCAGCAAACAGATGTAAAAAGTGTGACTCAACAGCAGATGAGCTTTAACCAATTTTCTCAACAGTTTGTGAGTGACTTCTGGAAAGAGTCTCCCACGTGGGCGCTCTACAGTGGATATCACAAGTATGATGGTATCTTAAAGATCCCAAATAAAGAGAATCGTCAGGCATCGATACTCTTTAATGAACAACAACTGGCAAAATTGGCCCAGTTTGATACAGATAAACTCTCTGCAAACGAGCTCATAGATTACCGTTTAATTGAGAATTTGCTTAAGCGTAACCTATGGGAGATCACGACCTTTAAGTCTTGGCAGTGGAATCCAAGCGCTTACAATGTCGCCGGTGGTTTTGCACAGCTGATTAATGAGGACTTTGCCCCATTTGATGCCCGTCTTCGTTCAGTCTTGGCACGTATGGAAAATGTTCCAGCCTTTTATGAAGCAGCGCGCCACAATATCCATAATCCAACCTTAGAGCATACTCAATTAGCTCAGATGCAAAATCAGGGAGCTTTCTCGGTGTTCTCTGAAGATCTATTAGATAGCGCCAAAAACTCAGGGCTAACAACTGCAGAGAAAAAACTGTTTGAACAGCGGTTTAATGCATCAACAAAAGCGATAAAAGCTCACATTGACTGGTTAGCAGCGCTGGCGGCAAAACTTGAAAAAGAGGGCGCGCGTAGTTTCAGAATTGGTGAAGAGCGCTATGAAGAGAAGTTTGCTTTCGATATTCAAGCGGGCATGAGTGGTAAAGCTCTCTATGAGAAAGCCTTAGCAGATAAGCTGCGTGTGCAAACTGAGATGGCTAAAATCACCACTCAACTTTGGTCGAAATACTTCGATACTCCACAGCCAAAAGATCAGAATAAAGCAACCCGTCAACTGATAGATAAACTTTCTGCCAAACATGTTAAACGCGAAGATTTTGTCGATGAGGTGAGAGCCCAAATACCTGAGTTGGTTAAGTTCGTTAATGAGAAAAACTTGGTCACACTTAACCCTGAGAAACCATTGGTCGTACGGGAAACTCCGGCTTATATGCGAGGCTTTGCTGGTGCATCAATCAGTGCGCCAGGACCTTATGAGAAGTCGAGTAACACTTACTACAATGTAACTCCCCTCGATGCCATGGATGCGGAGTCTGCTGAAAGTTACCTTCGTGAGTACAATCACTGGATCTTACAAGTGCTTAATATCCATGAAGCCATTCCTGGGCACTACACGCAGCTCGTTTACTCAAATGAATCACCGAGCATGATCAAGAGCTTGTTTGGTAATGGCGCTATGATTGAAGGCTGGGCAGTCTATACAGAACGTATGATGCTTGAAGAGGGCTACGGTGATTTTGAGCCTGAAATGTGGTTAATGTATTACAAGTGGAACCTGAGAGTTATTGCCAATACGCTACTTGATTACAGCATTCAGGTTAAAGGGATGACTGAAGAGCAAGCGTTAGACCTGATGGTGAATGAAGCGTTTCAACAACAGGCAGAAGCTGAAGGCAAGTGGCGTAGAGCAACATTGAGCCAAGTTCAGCTTACTAGCTACTATTCAGGCTATCGTGAGATCTATGATTTCAGAGAGGAGTTGAAGGGGATTGAAGGTGATAATTTTGATCTTAAAACTTTCCACGAGCAGTTCCTAAGCTATGGCAGCGCGCCGGTTAAGTATGTACGTCAACTTATGTTAGAGAAGTAATGTTGAGCCATATCTTCTGACACTTTGTCAGTCACTTTCACTAAAGCCAGACTCGTTCTGGCTTTTTTATCTCTGATTTTTATGTTTGTTACAGACAACTAGACGATCTAACTAACAAAATTAATATTTATAATGAAAAATAACTAGTAGATCACATTTGAATATAGTAATGTTGTTGATAATTGTTCGCATTTGCATTAAAGGTTGAGATGAGCAAAGTACTCTTAGTTGATGATGATCTGGTTTTTAGGGAGCTATTAGAGCAAGCGCTTGCTGAAGAGGGTTATCGTGTTATCTGCGCTGAAGATGGAGTCGCTGCACTCTCTATATTGGAAATAGAGAGCCCAGATATCATATTGCTAGACATTATGATGCCAAAACTAGATGGCTTTGGTTTATTAGCTGCTCGTAAGGAGCAGATCCCTGTGATTATCATCTCTGCCATCGATTGTGAGAGTGATAGGATTAAAGGTTACGAGTTAGGTGCTGA
This window encodes:
- a CDS encoding endonuclease/exonuclease/phosphatase family protein, encoding MKLSVKTILALVMGLSFSAVTYVYVVNEANGESQIMNSASLPLFLSQCVEKSVSTPLDLEGRLNVAVWNLYKQQKSGWDSVLTELVSSNELVLLQEAKLSKNLAQFIINNSQQVLMAKAFKVFKTPIGVMNLANVQAESACAYHATEPWIRFAKSALVSQYLLSNGENLMVVNLHGINFDWRLKAYRSQFALLAEQISVHTGPVIMAGDFNTWRQGRLDVVGEFATKLGLQEASYETDNRNRVFGKALDHLYYRGLKLQKAHSNTTEASDHNPIQASFTLIEKRV
- a CDS encoding RecQ family ATP-dependent DNA helicase, with protein sequence MQQLLQSHFGFSEFRPGQEQVVRAILDGHSAAAIFPTGSGKSLCYQLPALCLPHLTIVVSPLLALIQDQISFLNSKGIAAASIDSTQSREETNEVMAGVRAGVIKILMISVERLNNERFRQFIAGVPISLLVVDEAHCISEWGHNFRPDYLKLPSYQQALNIPQTLLLTATATSKVIEDMGSKFGIKPEHITLTGFYRPNLHLGVKGLSSTDKLDYLSTWLQTRQLSSGIIYVTLQQTAEKVAEQLKARGISAKAYHAGMTSEVRHAIQHQFMSGEQGIIVATIAFGMGIDKSDIRFVVHYDLPKSIENYAQEIGRAGRDGGDSECLVLANGDNLSTLENFVYGDTPEPSGIGIVLNEIKKAAFEHRSSQLPQWELVLNSLSNQSNIRPLSLKTLLVYLELLNVIKPTYSYFAEYKFKFLLPEAEVIEYFTAERRDFIRAIFTTADRAKIWSSVNFDSLNQTYASDRQRVLKAINYLDEKGMIELQSKQMTQVYQIVNSEFELKELTAKLSKRFLNKEASEVARINHLVELFTSPNCLSRQLAHYFSDDQMTQDCGVCTACRGERAILPPPPYLTPLEEHDFNQVCADVVAKLGTACTPVLVARFLCGLTTPLFTKLKLRSAKGYAQFERYRFSDVKLWVTQGLK
- a CDS encoding DUF885 domain-containing protein; this encodes MKKATLSLVVGLALTGLTGCQTQESTQQTDVKSVTQQQMSFNQFSQQFVSDFWKESPTWALYSGYHKYDGILKIPNKENRQASILFNEQQLAKLAQFDTDKLSANELIDYRLIENLLKRNLWEITTFKSWQWNPSAYNVAGGFAQLINEDFAPFDARLRSVLARMENVPAFYEAARHNIHNPTLEHTQLAQMQNQGAFSVFSEDLLDSAKNSGLTTAEKKLFEQRFNASTKAIKAHIDWLAALAAKLEKEGARSFRIGEERYEEKFAFDIQAGMSGKALYEKALADKLRVQTEMAKITTQLWSKYFDTPQPKDQNKATRQLIDKLSAKHVKREDFVDEVRAQIPELVKFVNEKNLVTLNPEKPLVVRETPAYMRGFAGASISAPGPYEKSSNTYYNVTPLDAMDAESAESYLREYNHWILQVLNIHEAIPGHYTQLVYSNESPSMIKSLFGNGAMIEGWAVYTERMMLEEGYGDFEPEMWLMYYKWNLRVIANTLLDYSIQVKGMTEEQALDLMVNEAFQQQAEAEGKWRRATLSQVQLTSYYSGYREIYDFREELKGIEGDNFDLKTFHEQFLSYGSAPVKYVRQLMLEK